A genomic segment from Poecilia reticulata strain Guanapo unplaced genomic scaffold, Guppy_female_1.0+MT scaffold_181, whole genome shotgun sequence encodes:
- the cngb1a gene encoding cyclic nucleotide-gated cation channel beta-3: MNRLQVAEPLTPMDGVKKEAGDGAQMEERLQRLEAARIAEEMARQAAAEAVRQLEVERSAKIVIETLPESNDQLPNILEEENEDEPECLVDICPVEDDPEAAAEEKQVEALAPPTAPEPADLVTPSSTDVEPASERRDLESPITQQPELHLEEASGHPAEQSEATAGEAGGSGGSCRNADAPDPNELHGLNLSIPQIITTPEPEPRALMVPXLRADPAAGEEDEELLKARSSQGDHEMRPPSAASVASVTVQDRLNQLVGLFKGRTERHKDRLADPDESEEESPTASPAKAPPAPPPPPPGEEKKDEPEPPQEASLFQLELLGHPVQLPKLPPMPDWLRSILEYRFPSSIDPFTDLIYVIWLFFVVAAWNWNVWLIPVRWAFPYQTPDNIHLWLLADYTCDFIYIADILVFQPRLQFVRGGDIVCDKKDMRENYMTTERFKMDVISLFPMEVFYYFTGVNSLLRFPRLLKYMVFFEFNDRMEAVMKKAYIYRVIRTSTYLLYSLHINACLFYWGSDYEGLGSTKWVYNGKGNAYIRCYYFAVKTLITIGGLPDPTTVFEICFQLINYFVGVFAFSIMIGQMRDVVGAATAGENYYRACMDSTVKYMNSYSIPREVQNRIKTWYDYTWKSQGMLDEQELLIQLPAKMRLDIAVDVNYSIVSKVALFQGCDRQMVFDLLTRLKSVVYLPGDFVCKKGEIGREMYIIKQGEVQVVGGPDLETVFVTIRAGSVFGEISLLAGGGGNRRTANVKAHGFANLFILDKKDLAEILVHYPESQKLLRKKAKTMLTKDKKPEEKETRKEAAEVIPPRPDTPKLFKAALKVTERAGIEGTFAKMKKVYQPAEGPTEAPPPISPVPPPSPMHRRSPVPRSAPEDRDESVAETADSSVIIRMTPRQEGEELLTVEVLEEGAKREEEG; this comes from the exons ATGAATCGGTTGCAGGTGGCCGAGCCGCTGACTCCGATGGACGGCGTGAAGAAGGAAGCAGGCGACGGCGCTCAGATGGAGGAAAG GCTGCAGCGGCTGGAGGCGGCCCGCATTGCCGAGGAGATGGCCCGGCAGGCGGCGGCGGAGGCGGTCcggcagctggaggtggagcggTCGGCCAAGATCGTCATAGAAACGCTGCCGGAGTCCAACGACCA gcTGCCCAACATCCTGGAGGAGGAGAACGAGGACGAACCGGA GTGTCTGGTGGACATCTGTCCAGTTGAAGACGAtcctgaagctgcagctgaagagaAGCAGGTGGAGGCTCTGGCCCCGCCCACTGCACCTGAGCCAGCAGACCTGGTGACTCCTTCGTCCACCGATGTGGAGCCGGCATCAGAGAGGAGAGATCTGGAGAGTCCCATAACCCAACAACCAGAACTGCACCTCGAAGAGGCCTCTGGCCACCCTGCAGAGCAG AGTGAAGCAACAGCAGGAGAAGCAGGAGGATCTGGAG GTAGCTGCAGGAACGCTGACGCTCCCGATCCGAACGAGCTGCACGGACTCAACCTGAGCATCCCGCAGATAATCACGACCCCGGAACCGGAGCCCCGTGCGCTGATGGTGCCTCRGCTCAG AGCTGACCCGGCCGCAGGCGAGGAGGACGAGGAGCTGCTGAAGGCCCGGTCCAGTCAGGGAGACCACGA GATGCGGCCGCCGTCCGCTGCCAGCGTGGCCAGCGTCACGGTCCAGGACCGCCTCAACCAGCTGGTCGGGCTCTTCAAGGGCCGGACGGAGCGGCACAAAGACCGCCTGGCGGATCCCGACGAGTCCGAGGAGGAGAGCCCCACTGCCT CTCCTGCCAAAGCTCCACCGGctccaccgccgccgccgcctggagaggagaagaaggacGAACCGGAACCACCGCAGGAGGCGAGTCTGTTCCAGTTGGAGCTGCTGGGACATCCGGTCCAGCTGCCCAAGCTTCCCCCGATGCCCGACTGGCTGCGGTCCATCCTGGAGTACCGCTTCCCGTCCAGCATCGATCCATTCACTG ACCTCATCTATGTGATCTGGCTGTTCTTCGTGGTGGCGGCCTGGAACTGGAACGTGTGGCTGATCCCGGTGCGCTGGGCGTTCCCCTACCAGACGCCGGACAACATCCACCTGTGGCTGCTGGCCGACTACACCTGTGACTTCATCTACATCGCAGACATCCTGGTCTTCCAGCCGCGGCTGCAGTTCGTTCGCGGCGGAGACATCGTG TGTGACAAGAAGGACATGAGGGAGAATTACATGACCACCGAGCGGTTCAAG ATGGACGTCATCAGCCTGTTYCCCATGGAGGTATTTTACTACTTCACAGGCGTGAACTCCCTGCTGCGCTTCCCCCGCCTGCTGAAG TACATGGTGTTCTTCGAGTTCAACGACCGGATGGAGGCCGTGATGAAGAAGGCCTACATCTACAG GGTGATCCGGACCTCCACCTACCTGCTCTACTCGCTGCACATCAACGCCTGTCTCTTCTACTGGGGCTCCGACTACGAGGGTCTGGGATCCACCAAGTGGGTCTACAACGGGAAAGGCAACGC TTACATCCGATGTTACTACTTTGCTGTGAAGACGCTGATCACCATCGGAGGACTGCCGGACCCCACCACCGTCTTTGAGATCTGCTTCCAGCTTATCAACTACTTTGTGGGTGTGTTTGCGTTCTCCATCATGATCGGTCAG ATGAGGGATGTGGTGGGAGCAGCGACCGCAGGAGAGAACTATTACCGGGCCTGCATGGACAGCACCGTCAAGTACATGAACTCCTACAGCATTCCCCGGGAAGTCCAGAACCGGATCAAGACTTGGTACGACTACACCTGGAAGAGCCAGGGCATGCTGG ATGAACAGGAACTCCTGATTCAACTTCCTGCTAAGATGAGGCTGGACATCGCCGTGGACGTCAACTACTCCATCGTCAGCAAAGTGGCTTTGTTTCAG ggcTGCGACAGGCAGATGGTGTTCGACCTGCTGACCAGGCTGAAGTCTGTCGTCTATCTGCCGGGAGACTTTGTGTGTAAAAAG GGGGAGATTGGACGGGAGATGTACATCATCAAGCAGGGGGAGGTCCAGGTGGTGGGCGGGCCGGACCTGGAGACCGTGTTCGTCACCATCAGAGCCGGTTCCGTGTTCGGAGAGATCAG ccTGCTGGCGGGGGGCGGAGGGAACCGGCGCACCGCCAACGTGAAGGCGCACGGCTTCGCCAACCTGTTCATCCTGGACAAGAAGGACCTGGCAGAGATCCTGGTCCACTACCCCGAGTCCCAGAAGCTGCTGCGCAAGAAGGCCAA gacGATGCTGACCAAAGACAAGAAGCCGGAGGAGAAGGAGACGCGCAAGGAGGCGGCCGAGGTCATCCCCCCCCGACCCGACACCCCCAAACTGTTCAAGGCCGCCCTGAAGGTCACGGAGCGCGCCGGCATCGAGGGAACATTCGCCAAGATGAAGAAGGTTTACCAACCGGCTGAGGGCCCAACGGAG GCTCCGCCCCCCATCTCTCCGGTGCCTCCCCCTTCTCCGATGCACCGCCGCTCTCCGGTYCCGCGCTCGGCTCCGGAGGACAGGGACGAGTCGGTGGCAGAGACGGCGGACAGCTCCGTCATCATCAGGATGACGCCGCGGCAGGAAGGGGAGGAGCTTCTGACGGTGGAGGTGTTGGAGGAAGGAGcaaagagggaggaggagggatga